A section of the Kluyveromyces lactis strain NRRL Y-1140 chromosome F complete sequence genome encodes:
- the ADY4 gene encoding Ady4p (some similarities with uniprot|Q05955 Saccharomyces cerevisiae YLR227C ADY4 Component of the meiotic outer plaque), whose amino-acid sequence MQGILDHNPDIDFTVDANYMSDNLCARYADDHFVLRWKTNIIINFRIIQAFFELLDEEYGTAFFSFRWILQFISVSKNKRHSEKRSDLSSSRITWIIRQTSLYLAKCLNLDFNQGKRVKYVSFNSVRVNRLDMFKGILYTILENSSSVISAQQDIQNKHMTAEYFKICAEIYEFIALLDGKVLDYEHAHDVKTTVIIPQTVFSTYMIRHYMLAAVHFPFDDPKRLVCFHKILMGLFFVNKVDLATFNYFYGEFYQCAKSINEQHFVTDYANFSLSGTFVNIIESVAQNHQHLKLLPSVLIRLSTNEVIVDSEFDPVLSNRHTYSKEAEKLKRKVRGSDYERDNVEMGENGTNNFIEFWRQLNER is encoded by the coding sequence ATGCAGGGTATTCTTGATCACAATCCCGATATTGATTTTACAGTGGATGCAAATTATATGTCGGATAATCTATGTGCTAGATATGCAGATGATCATTTTGTTCTTAGATGGAAGACAAACAttatcatcaacttcaGAATTATTCAAGCATTCTTCGAGCTTCtagatgaagaatatgGGACCgcttttttctctttccGCTGGATTCTACAGTTCATTTCAGTCTCTAAAAATAAGCGTCACAGTGAGAAGCGATCAGACCTTTCCTCGTCTCGGATAACATGGATAATTCGACAAACTTCACTTTATCTGGCaaaatgtttgaatttaGATTTTAATCAAGGGAAAAGGGTAAAATACGTGTCCTTCAATTCGGTTAGGGTGAATCGTTTGGACATGTTCAAAGGCATATTATACAcaatattggaaaattcAAGCAGTGTAATATCTGCACAACAGGACATCCAGAATAAGCATATGACTGCGGAgtatttcaagatatgTGCAGAAATCTATGAATTTATTGCGCTACTCGATGGGAAAGTATTAGACTATGAGCACGCACATGATGTTAAGACTACTGTGATAATACCGCAAACAGTTTTTTCCACTTATATGATCCGTCATTACATGCTAGCTGCAGTTCATTTCCCATTCGATGACCCTAAAAGGCTTGTATGTTTCCACAAAATATTGATGGGTTTATTTTTTGTGAATAAAGTTGACTTAGCTACTTTCAACTACTTCTATGGTGAGTTCTACCAGTGTGCAAAATCCATAAATGAACAGCACTTTGTCACTGATTATGCTAATTTTTCGCTTTCTGGTACCTTTGTGAATATAATTGAGTCAGTTGCACAGAATCATCAACATCTCAAGCTTTTACCAAGTGTCCTAATCCGGTTGTCTACCAATGAAGTAATAGTCGACTCTGAATTCGATCCCGTCTTATCAAACCGACATACTTATTCGAAAGAAGCAGAGAAGTTGAAACGAAAAGTTCGTGGGTCTGATTATGAACGTgataatgttgaaatgGGCGAAAATGGTACCAATAACTTCATAGAATTTTGGCGACAGCTCAATGAAAGATAA
- the BUR2 gene encoding Bur2p (similar to uniprot|Q05949 Saccharomyces cerevisiae YLR226W BUR2 Cyclin for the Sgv1p (Bur1p) protein kinase Sgv1p and Bur2p comprise a CDK-cyclin complex involved in transcriptional regulation through its phosphorylation of the carboxy-terminal domain of the largest subunit of RNA polymerase II), whose translation MVLSASEEIANSQPSGNGKTSLDIKQNEGNPQFNPRNLWPDIIKCPKNEWTFEYTDIIKRLGTDEEKIQLTKKRMEKCLMYFHKLRKEMKLFDHTYTAACILFYRYWYKYDLPPTIPQCIHLAQAILVTACKTMENNRPTDHYIKATCDFMMKDGPSPTGQKLNVEKLKWEVRDQLVSYEKKVLCQLGFDLDIDNPKELIEEIFSGYYRHVRDTDIDASLREIFPVILQEARNFIIQTGTQPISLLCDGYTLVALALIFAGVTFQKNKEPGFSFPHNFFRRRFPVIITSEIIASLFSHYQQLEKAFFDLKSNKNSALSITVDEIDKVIDEDRQLDPEPFNPYDYDIIKEGEVNEELLNYTERKIEELSNRIMSERSIKRPSEPPAEQATKKPRF comes from the coding sequence ATGGTCCTTTCAGCCAGCGAAGAGATAGCTAATTCCCAGCCCAGTGGTAATGGTAAGACGTCATTAGACATCAAGCAGAATGAAGGGAATCCTCAATTCaatccaagaaatctttggCCTGATATAATCAAATGCCCGAAGAATGAATGGACATTCGAGTATACTGATATAATTAAAAGGTTAGGTACTGATGAGGAGAAAATTCaattgacgaagaagagaatGGAGAAGTGTCTCATGTACTTCCATAAATTGAGGAAGGAGATGAAACTTTTCGATCATACTTACACTGCAGCATGTATATTATTCTACCGTTATTGGTACAAGTATGATCTTCCGCCTACTATACCTCAATGCATCCATTTGGCGCAAGCTATTCTAGTTACGGCCTGCAAAACCATGGAAAATAACAGACCAACTGACCACTATATAAAAGCAACTTGTGATTTCATGATGAAAGATGGCCCGTCCCCAACTGGTCAGAAGTTGAACGtggagaaattgaaatggGAGGTCAGGGACCAACTTGTTTCatatgaaaagaaagtGTTATGTCAGTTAGGGTTCGACCTTGACATTGACAATCCGAAAGAACTTATAGAGGAAATATTCAGTGGATATTACAGACATGTTAGAGATACTGATATTGATGCATCACTTCGAGAGATTTTCCCCGTGATTTTACAAGAAGCaagaaatttcatcatccaaaCAGGAACACAGCCAATTTCATTGCTATGTGATGGATACACACTTGTGGCCTTAGCCCTAATATTCGCTGGTGTGACCTTtcaaaaaaacaaagaaccGGGCTTCAGCTTCCCTCATAACTTCTTCAGGAGGCGTTTCCCAGTAATTATAACCAGTGAAATCATTGCTTCGTTGTTCTCGCATTATCAACAACTTGAAAAAGCCTTTTTCGATTTGAAGAGCAACAAAAATAGCGCTTTATCCATTACTGTTGACGAAATAGACAAAGTGATAGATGAAGATAGACAGTTAGATCCCGAACCATTCAACCCTTACGACTACGACATCATAAAGGAGGGAGAAGTCAATGAAGAACTTTTGAACTATACCGAAAGAAAGATCGAAGAGCTTTCGAATAGAATCATGTCTGAAAGAAGCATAAAAAGACCTTCAGAGCCACCCGCCGAACAAGCTACGAAGAAACCgagattttga
- the RAD9 gene encoding chromatin-binding protein RAD9 (weakly similar to uniprot|P14737 Saccharomyces cerevisiae YDR217C RAD9 DNA damage-dependent checkpoint protein required for cell-cycle arrest in G1/S intra-S and G2/M transmits checkpoint signal by activating Rad53p and Chk1p hyperphosphorylated by Mec1p and Tel1p potential Cdc28p substrate), producing the protein MTGDEEDSGITKETPNYSPDRKQLSNKIESTSSDEIVLKENTSTRTLTGINKAIKALGNTALNLNPTNKSLLEDTPEGNRDLEIRRRIDIQSKTDVLQRFQEKDLNIEVELPFDLTQTKGILLNNNDTYQPELLDTPLKNKISIRSLRNAKGEVKAASEPISLIENINSSPEGHPQPFIMTLKDADNGNILGDIDTQNVTQTSNEMLVPATNSANVSQTQEIRSTLADEKMTQLIRTQSNNLDVSESLLKLDEQSALQETSIVHTSPINFGSFHHSLLPSTRTILTQKETGSNFNEEIQLVHSPAVVNLRPMQQASNKSPSTVFSEEEREEEKEDQEVAKCHSSIEMNNESSQKEQTDENSSEMKFKLTYYVKPSSQISDEDEQIGGVRNDATDLNQRKHNEHNPTNDVSRELSRLDTDQEYEQTQELPEIFERNECKHKPSFESQEQLNVSKKRKNKQLILEEEFEDSSTPSKMTQFTAFTEGVYLPKELRISDEMQLTKKDVLFNNAVWYYFNDCNFYPGKILSEQRTKPGYCSVLFEKRQNDVRVEDIYYLDIRCGDKVHWKMNEYQVVALDCQIPQKEDVIRCIRGYDTVHLRKVLRNGRLSKNDIVDTIASIYVTTGEWIKRTKIKLEDEDNDPLDELRRSVRSRSVRDSISPMKKTAQDYNKSTSEIFRDTFYDTTIMSGLEGQGGSVFEKCIFVLSGLNDMDRKRLSYLIEIQGGYVSSVGFESLLRYEDRSREFSWNNPRFNSYRFGCLIAGNFSRSPKYLEALALGWPVLHWRFIESCINKGYISTQTILQNLLPSGESNRLMADFNLGIIKSSNVFSFLTNFNSSLTLDAQLNNARVVLEDYSILILGDSDMNFFVDFIFQVFKVGHWEYTKNLKLKPQQELDDDLFDQLVEFRHNYHSKKMILFINETSLQNSSDWENSISKRFLMEGINDFRIKNKEWLVQTVINEEA; encoded by the coding sequence ATGACAGGAGACGAAGAAGACAGTGGTATTACCAAAGAGACTCCCAATTACAGTCCAGATCGAAAACAGCTATCGAACAAGATAGAGTCTACTTCCTCAGATGAAATAGtgttaaaagaaaatacaaGCACCCGAACGCTCACGGGAATTAACAAGGCTATAAAGGCTTTGGGTAATACTGCTCTCAATTTAAATCCAACGAATAAATCCCTGTTAGAAGACACACCTGAGGGAAATCGAGATCTCGAGATTAGACGAAGAATTGATATCCAATCAAAGACTGATGTATTGCAACGATTTCAGGAGAAAGACTTGAATATCGAAGTGGAATTACCGTTTGATTTGACTCAAACTAAAGgtattcttttgaataacAATGACACATATCAACCTGAATTATTAGACACGCCATTAAAGAATAAGATATCGATTCGCTCACTTAGGAATGCTAAAGGTGAAGTGAAGGCAGCTTCAGAACCGATCAGCTTgattgaaaatatcaactCGTCCCCAGAGGGGCATCCACAACCATTTATAATGACACTGAAGGATGCAGATAATGGTAATATCTTGGGTGATATTGACACTCAAAATGTAACTCAAACATCTAATGAAATGTTAGTACCTGCAACGAATTCAGCTAATGTAAGTCAAACACAAGAAATCAGGTCTACATTGGCCGATGAAAAGATGACTCAGCTAATTAGAACTCAGTCTAATAACCTCGATGTCTCAGAGAGCTTATTGAAACTAGATGAACAGTCTGCACTTCAAGAGACATCAATAGTGCATACATCTCCAATCAATTTTGGCTCATTTCATCACAGTCTTCTTCCTTCTACCAGAACTATATTGACACAAAAGGAAACAGGTTCTAATTTCAACGAAGAAATCCAGTTGGTTCATTCTCCAGCGGTCGTTAATCTCCGACCCATGCAGCAGGCCTCCAATAAATCACCTTCAACAGTATTtagtgaagaagaaagagaagaagaaaaagaagatcagGAAGTAGCCAAATGTCACTCGTCTATTGAGATGAACAATGAATCTTCTCAGAAGGAACAAACAGATGAAAACTCGAGTGAAATGAAGTTTAAACTCACATATTATGTCAAACCATCCAGTCAGATATCCGACGAGGATGAACAAATTGGGGGTGTCCGGAATGATGCTACCGATTTGAACCAACGTAAACACAATGAACATAATCCTACGAATGATGTCTCAAGAGAGCTCTCGAGACTGGATACAGATCAGGAATATGAACAAACTCAGGAACTACCTGAAATTTTCGAACGCAATGAGTGCAAGCACAAACCGTCATTTGAGTCACAAGAACAACTTAATGTATCCAAGAAACGGAAAAACAAGCAGCTAAtattagaagaagaatttgaagatagTAGTACACCAAGTAAAATGACACAATTTACAGCTTTCACTGAAGGTGTCTACCTGCCGAAAGAACTTCGTATATCAGATGAAATGCAGTTGACTAAAAAAGATGTTTTATTCAATAATGCGGTCTGGTATTATTTTAATGATTGCAATTTTTATCCTGGTAAGATACTTTCCGAACAGCGTACGAAGCCTGGGTATTGCTCCGTTCTTTTCGAGAAACGTCAAAATGATGTTAGGGTGGAAGACATTTACTATTTAGATATTAGATGTGGAGATAAAGTCCACTGGAAGATGAATGAATATCAAGTCGTAGCTTTAGATTGCCAGATCCCacaaaaagaagatgtcATTCGATGCATTAGAGGATATGATACGGTGCATTTAAGAAAGGTACTGAGAAACGGAAGACTCAGCAAGAATGATATTGTAGATACCATTGCATCCATATACGTTACCACCGGGGAGTGGATCAAACGAACCAAAATAAAActggaagatgaagacaaTGATCCTTTGGATGAATTGAGACGTTCTGTTAGAAGTCGATCAGTGAGGGATTCTATTTCTCCTATGAAGAAAACCGCTCAAGATTATAACAAGTCAACTTCAGAGATTTTCAGAGACACTTTCTATGATACTACTATAATGAGTGGATTAGAAGGACAGGGAGGTTCTGTTTTCGAAAAGTGCATCTTTGTATTGAGTGGACTTAATGATATGGATAGAAAAAGGTTATCTTATCTAATCGAGATACAAGGAGGATATGTCTCCAGCGTAGGGTTTGAAAGTCTGTTAAGATATGAAGACAGATCAAGAGAGTTTAGTTGGAACAATCCACGTTTTAACAGTTACCGTTTTGGTTGTCTTATTGCGGGAAACTTTTCAAGAAGTCCGAAGTATTTAGAAGCATTGGCTTTGGGATGGCCTGTACTACATTGGAGGTTTATTGAGTCATGCATAAACAAAGGTTATATCTCGACTCAAACGATACTACAAAATCTTTTGCCGAGCGGAGAAAGTAACAGGTTGATGGCTGACTTCAATCTAGGTATTATCAAATCAAGCAATGTTTTTAGTTTCCTGACAAACTTCAATAGCAGTTTGACTTTAGATGCACAACTAAACAATGCCAGAGTAGTTTTGGAAGATTACTCGATATTGATTTTAGGAGACTCCGATATGAATTTTTTCGTGGACTTCATTTTCCAGGTGTTTAAAGTTGGTCATTGGGAATACACGAAAaacttgaagttgaaacCACAGCAAGAGTTGGACGATGATCTGTTCGACCAACTTGTAGAATTTCGGCATAATTACCACAGTAAGAAGATGATACTTTTCATCAACGAGACGTCTTTGCAGAACTCATCCGACTGGGAAAATAGCATTTCTAAAAGGTTCCTGATGGAGGGTATAAATGATTTTAGGATCAAAAATAAGGAATGGCTGGTTCAGACCGTAATTAATGAAGAGGCGTAA
- the SPR28 gene encoding septin SPR28 (similar to uniprot|Q04921 Saccharomyces cerevisiae YDR218C SPR28 Septin-related protein expressed during sporulation), which translates to MFGKKKSNYQMLSAEEIRRRKNAKRGIQFCMLVIGESGLGKSTFCNNICNQEVFGHEEEGFDPATAHLSPGIDIVSKNFHLQEENSTPISLDIVLIPGLGDNINNSNNHEVVVDYLESQFDRVLNEEIRIKRNPKNVDTRPHVCLFFIRATSKGLRELDIKLMKALCDKVNIIPVISKADLLTEREIALNKRLIMEDIYENDINIYDFVDDKLEDTLMLVEANDSSPIPNNTSFDSMQQNSYGEGTAQLNTACCRIRDMLPFSIIGSNEVEVSPNGELFHVRRYSWGTVKVENRAHCDFIYLKNILLGSHLQDLKDTTHNKLYENYRTQKLLAGNNYPSNNDERDILAESTVLEHQLNHKSKEINEEIRGYSSKRLDELNSNFVKETIST; encoded by the coding sequence ATGTTTggcaaaaagaaatctaaTTATCAGATGCTTAGTGCAGAAGAAATTCGTCGCAGGAAAAATGCCAAAAGAGGCATACAGTTCTGCATGTTGGTGATAGGAGAATCAGGTTTAGGCAAGTCCACTTTTTGCAATAATATCTGCAACCAAGAGGTTTTTGGACACGAAGAAGAGGGTTTTGATCCTGCCACCGCACATTTGAGCCCAGGCATTGATATTGTGTCCAAGAATTTCCATTTACAAGAGGAAAATTCTACACCAATAAGCCTCGACATTGTTCTAATTCCAGGTTTGGGGGATAATATCAACAATTCTAATAACCATGAAGTCGTTGTTGATTATTTGGAATCCCAGTTCGATCGCGTGTTGAATGAGGAAATAAGAATCAAGAGAAACCCAAAAAATGTTGACACTAGACCACATGTTTGCCTATTCTTCATTAGAGCAACGTCAAAAGGCCTTCGTGAGCTAGATATAAAATTGATGAAGGCGTTATGTGACAAGGTCAATATCATCCCAGTCATCAGCAAAGCTGATTTATTAACCGAAAGGGAAATAGCATTAAATAAACGTCTCATCATGGAAGATATttatgaaaatgatatcaatatctaCGATTTTGTAGATGATAAACTAGAAGATACTTTGATGCTTGTCGAGGCTAATGATTCTAGTCCAATTCCTAATAACACTTCTTTTGACAGTATGCAGCAAAATAGTTATGGTGAAGGAACAGCCCAATTGAATACAGCTTGCTGTAGAATCAGGGATATGTTACCATTTTCGATAATTGGTAGTAATGAAGTTGAAGTCTCACCAAATGGAGAACTGTTTCACGTGAGAAGGTACTCCTGGGGAACTGTAAAAGTGGAAAATAGGGCTCATTGtgatttcatttatttgaagaacattCTATTAGGATCTCATCTtcaagatttgaaagatacAACGCACAATAAGCTATATGAAAATTACAGAACGCAAAAGCTTTTAGCTGGCAACAACTATCCGTCAaataatgatgaaagaGATATTCTTGCAGAAAGTACTGTTCTAGAGCATCAACTTAATCataaatcaaaagagatcAATGAGGAAATACGTGGCTACAGTTCTAAACgtcttgatgaattgaatagTAATTTTGTAAAAGAAACTATTTCAACTTAA
- the MFB1 gene encoding Mfb1p (some similarities with uniprot|Q04922 Saccharomyces cerevisiae YDR219C Hypothetical ORF), whose amino-acid sequence MEISGKMHEGDSLVVSPKSLDELPINVIFQILSELKFSDLKNVSATCWTLRILTNEKLMYYSILHDPKNQYLWTKRYFLDSLRMLQRNRRGFDFVSLNDTTFFQSLRYLHNGVRKVSGNLLRLLESNDDLGINEIDTASESEDNDNMNNDENDNESNGYDSQNQRVGKKYINDGRTDGEMMPDNSDLWETEDESDIDTTNDVNGLDQIYAENISVFEEDTGSDSYNDGQIQPVQISMNDFADSESTPTKKPRTKPTKIDKEGLKYLRVLEGFHRIGVISGRETPDRIITHNTSATPNKYGNLLDDVQFTPLSTISSLLKRIDSGSDSNHAHSPDSFGISHSRSGSSVFSDGAPKLADQPWSKIYELDHQSLSSSDSDSSSSTEFIRQLQSSKKVKDKAVLFERLLAKSKERSVSLKEKKSHASSNNGNCRKVSDDYLAETRRNASPAPSSVSSIDTEMRLTMQEVKNNSNDHFDSHAKTKSSSTHGIKHSKIHHRKKLKALVMDGNRICYEKITE is encoded by the coding sequence ATGGAAATCTCTGGTAAAATGCATGAGGGTGACAGTCTAGTGGTAAGTCCTAAATCATTAGATGAGCTACCGATAAACGTTATATTCCAGATACTATCAGAGCTCAAATTCTCTGATTTAAAGAATGTGTCAGCCACATGCTGGACGTTAAGAATTCTTAcgaatgaaaaattaatGTACTATAGTATACTTCATGACCCAAAGAATCAATATTTATGGACGAAAAGATACTTTTTAGATTCGCTAAGGATGTTACAAAGGAATAGACGAGGTTTCGATTTTGTATCTTTGAATGACACAACATTCTTTCAATCCCTGCGATATCTGCATAATGGAGTAAGGAAGGTCTCAGGGAACCTCTTGAGACTGTTAGAatcaaatgatgatttagGGATAAACGAAATAGACACTGCATCGGAAAGTGAAGACAATGACAATATGAACAAcgatgaaaatgataatgaaagtAATGGATATGATAGCCAGAACCAGCGAgtaggaaaaaaatacatTAATGACGGGAGAACTGATGGTGAAATGATGCCCGACAACTCAGATCTCTGGGAAACTGAAGATGAGTCGGATATTGACACAACTAATGACGTTAATGGATTGGACCAAATATACGCTGAAAATATATCAGTTTTTGAGGAGGATACTGGGAGTGATAGTTATAATGATGGTCAAATTCAACCGGTGCAAATATCTATGAATGACTTTGCTGATAGTGAAAGTACGCCTACTAAAAAGCCACGCACTAAGCCGACAAAGATCGATAAGGAAGGATTGAAATACTTGAGAGTTTTGGAAGGCTTTCATAGGATTGGTGTAATTTCTGGGAGAGAAACACCTGATAGGATAATTACACATAATACCTCTGCGACTCCAAATAAATATGGCAACTTACTCGATGATGTACAATTCACCCCACTCAGCACAATAAGCTCTTTACTAAAAAGAATTGACTCTGGATCAGATTCTAATCATGCCCATTCTCCCGATTCGTTTGGAATTTCGCATTCGCGGTCAGGAAGTTCCGTATTTTCAGATGGTGCCCCTAAGTTAGCAGATCAGCCTTGGTCAAAGATCTATGAATTGGATCATCAATCGCTTTCAAGttctgattctgattcttcttcttctactgAATTTATACGGCAGTTGCAATCGTCTAAAAAGGTGAAGGACAAGGCTGTACTGTTTGAACGGCTCCTGGCTAAGagtaaagaaagaagcGTTTCGttgaaggagaagaaaTCCCATGCATCAAGTAATAATGGTAATTGCCGAAAGGTGTCAGATGATTACTTGGcagaaacaagaagaaacgCATCTCCAGCACCTTCATCAGTTTCTTCGATAGATACTGAAATGAGATTAACAATGCAAGAGGTAAAGAACAATTCAAATGATCATTTTGACTCTCATGCCAAGACGAAGAGTTCATCCACTCACGGAATAAAACATTCTAAAATTCATCATAGAAAGAAACTCAAAGCTTTGGTCATGGACGGAAATCGGATTTGCTACGAAAAGATAACAGAATAA
- the GTB1 gene encoding Gtb1p (weakly similar to uniprot|Q04924 Saccharomyces cerevisiae YDR221W Hypothetical ORF) translates to MLLLLMVLFSLACASESIRGVPPENQSLYSPLPEDPTKWRCLDDTAKVIPYSSINDNLCDCSDCSDEPGTNASQERALFYCNNEGFTPRNILNYKINDGVCDCCDCSDEYLREPFSRGKSCSELNDEFQRILNTELENYRAGVTALKKLKSKTKDNTDDPNSAENVHFQIDGLTTYSVDLKTALNNVEENLQSLEESYRCKLFEESPQLFEYENLNVTFITDSVVSVFSHAQMLSNAFNELKFILNNLYETYNRKLNDKVVIKNMKQFAELEMKFKKSFQPDGRLDGTQRDQINEYLNEELPTFLFEGKSKYTPEIIVAKSNFIQRIINVKYKTKDLTLDGIKQFQQIADDIIENHDINFQDGAVKSFTDSYMSFMSKYEDSLYAIDFPENFSDTFSELLLFIGKEAPNIAVDSGTEGSDWGVMRIVQGAFDRMNFFSTSLQSYRSQIKFMKEQRLSLKKKLRKTEKKIIELKQKLNDQGGEYSESQLIHKQVGTLLNNLKDFCVDSELNSYIYRLCYSNDKGGDIVQIENKPDGNKVVIGRYRGFTIDTNSKYDVYLQSLKYRYPNTEVGNHLSSDTVEIGKEEILLGNLPDLNNGLILEYRGGTKCWDGPLRSATIQMRCAPDFKIESVSEPTRCSYVFEMTGPLGCDPHFHYERPNWLI, encoded by the coding sequence ATGCTGTTACTATTGATGGTACTTTTCTCTTTGGCATGTGCTTCCGAAAGTATAAGAGGTGTACCACCAGAGAATCAGTCACTATACTCGCCCTTACCAGAGGATCCAACAAAATGGAGATGCCTAGATGATACAGCAAAAGTGATACCGTACAGCTCTATAAATGATAATTTGTGTGACTGCTCGGATTGCTCTGATGAACCAGGAACTAATGCCTCTCAAGAGCGTGCTCTTTTCTACTGTAATAATGAAGGATTCACTCCAAGAAATATACTGAATTATAAGATTAACGACGGTGTATGCGACTGCTGTGATTGTTCAGATGAGTATTTGCGTGAGCCGTTCAGTCGTGGTAAATCATGTTCAGAGTTGAATGATGAGTTTCAGCGAATACTTAACacagaattggaaaattaCCGTGCTGGTGTCActgctttgaagaaactcAAATCCAAGACGAAAGATAATACAGACGATCCCAACAGTGCTGAAAatgttcattttcaaatagaTGGATTGACTACGTACTCAGTGGATCTTAAAACAGCATTGAACAATGTCGAAGAAAATTTACAAAGTTTAGAGGAATCTTACAGATGTaaactctttgaagaatcgCCACAATTATTTGAATACGAGAACTTAAACGTTACTTTTATCACTGACTCGGTAGTGTCTGTGTTCTCTCATGCTCAAATGTTATCAAATGCTTTTAATGAACTAAAGTTCATCTTGAATAATTTATATGAAACTTATAACCGTAAACTTAATGATAAAGTGGTAATTAAGAACATGAAGCAATTTGCAGAATTAGAAATGAAGTTTAAGAAGTCCTTCCAGCCTGACGGCCGCTTGGACGGTACTCAGCGTGACCAAATCAATGAATATCTTAATGAAGAGCTTCCAACATTTTTATTTGAGGGTAAAAGCAAATATACTCCTGAGATTATCGTTGCCAAATCTAACTTTATCCAGAGAATCATTAACGTCAAGTATAAAACCAAGGATTTAACTCTTGATGGAATAAAACAGTTCCAACAAATTGCAGATGATATAATTGAAAATCATGACATAAATTTTCAAGACGGCGCAGTGAAGAGCTTCACCGACAGTTATATGTCGTTCATGTCCAAATATGAGGATTCCCTGTACGCCATTGATTTCCCTGAGAATTTCAGTGACACATTTTCCGAATTATTGCTGTTCATTGGGAAAGAGGCACCAAACATCGCAGTCGACTCAGGAACGGAAGGTTCTGACTGGGGTGTAATGAGGATAGTCCAAGGTGCATTCGATCGTATGAACTTTTTCTCTACTTCATTGCAATCCTACCGATCCCAGATCAAATTCATGAAAGAGCAACGACTCTCACTAAAAAAGAAGCTCAGAAAGacagaaaagaagatcatagaattgaaacagaaattgAACGACCAAGGTGGAGAATACTCAGAGTCACAATTGATCCACAAACAAGTTGGCACGTTGCTAAATAATTTAAAGGATTTCTGTGTCGATAGCGAACTTAATTCCTATATCTACAGATTATGCTATTCAAACGACAAAGGCGGTGATATTGTTCAAATAGAGAACAAACCTGATGGTAACAAAGTTGTGATAGGCCGTTATAGAGGCTTCACGATCGACAccaattcaaaatatgACGTTTACCTTCAAAGCTTGAAATATAGGTATCCAAACACAGAAGTTGGCAACCATTTATCAAGTGACACTGTCGAAATCGGCAAAGAGGAAATCTTGTTGGGAAATCTACctgatttgaacaatggGTTAATATTAGAGTACAGAGGGGGTACTAAATGCTGGGATGGTCCTTTAAGATCCGCCACAATTCAAATGAGATGTGCACCGGATTTCAAAATCGAGTCGGTTTCAGAACCAACGAGATGTTCTTACGTATTTGAAATGACAGGACCATTAGGATGCGATCCTCATTTCCATTATGAAAGACCAAACTGGCTAATATAA